In the Parafrankia irregularis genome, AGCACGGTGCCGGTGACCATCGTCGCGGTCGGCAACGTGGGGTGCACGGGGCCGATCGTCCCGTCCGCCACCTCGGGGGCCCGCCGGTTGCCTCGTGGTCCGAGAACGCTGAGCCACAGCGGGACCTCGACCGGCCGGGGCGTGGCCATGCCGGGCCAGTGCAGCATCCGGGCCGGCGCTCCGTCGAGCACGACGGTCTCGCCGGCGAGCAGCCGCCGCAGCGAGCCGACATAGTCGACCATGGCGTCCAGGGGCATCGCCGGCTGGCCGATCGCCATCCGGGCGGTGTAGCCGGTTCCGAAGCAGGCGCGGAACCGGCCGCCGGACAGCCGCGCGATGGTGGCGATGCCGGACGCCATGGTCATGACGGAGCGCTGGGTGGGTATCAGGACGGCGGTCGCGAGCCCGATCCGCGTCGTGCGGGCCGCGGCGAGCGCCAGATGGGCGAACGGATCCTCCCACAGCGGGGCCGAGTCGAAGATCCACACCCGGGTGTACCCGAGCTCCTCCGCGAGGACGGCGAGCTCCGCGAAGTCGGGGCCCGGCGGCAGCCCGCAGGATAACTCGTACTCGCTCACCGGATTCATGAATCCGTTGTACCGGTCCGGGCATCCGGTCGGAAGCCGAACCGCCGACTTTCCGGACCGCTGGTCCGTTTTCTGTGGCGGCTGCCGGCGTGGCGGGGCATACTCCCAGCACCGGCCAGCCTGGCCTGCCGGTCGCACGGTAGGCCCAATCGGTGACAGCATTCGACCATGAACGTATGTTCAGGTGAGGAGCCGCCGGTGCCCAAGGGGTATGTGATCGTGACCGAGACCATCCACGACCCGGCCGGCATGGCGGCCTACAGCCAGCTCTCCGGCCGGTCGCTCGCCGAGTACGACGGCCGGGTCCTGGTGGTCGACGACGGTGTCGAGATCCGTGAAGGGTCCTGGCCGGGCAGCCGGACGGTCGTCATCGAGTTCGCCTCGGTCGAACAGGCCCGTGCCTGGTACGAGTCGGAGAGCTACCAGGCCGCCGCCCCGCTGCGCCGCGCCGCGGCCGACTGCAGCCTCGTCATCGCGGCGGGCTTCGTCCCACGGCCCGCCCCGACCGCGACCGGCTGACCCGCCCTCCCCCACGCCCCCCACCCCCACACCACACCGACGGGATGAGGATTCTGACAACGATGATGACGAGCCCTTCTGCCACCCGGTGCCAGCGATGACGGCGGAGTCAGCGCGCATCTCGCCGCTGCCGGTCGAACAGTGGAGCGACGACGCGGCGCAGACCCTGCCCCGCTACTTACGCCGGCCGGAGCTGTTCGCGCCGGACCGCCCGAACGCGCTTCCGATGCCGACCTCGCTGCGGCTGTTCGCCCACCACATCCGGCTGACCGAGCCCTGGCTCGCCTTCTCCGAGGTCCTTGTCGGCAAGGATTCGGTGCTGGACCCGGCGCACCGTGAGCTGCTCGTCCTGCGAGTGGCCTGGCGAACCCGCTCGCAGTACGAGTGGACCCACCATGTCCGCATCGGTCGGGCCTGCGGCGTCACCACCGAACAGATCCACGCCATCCCCCAGGGCGCCGAGGCCGAGGTGTGGACGCCACTCGAACGCGCGATGATGGCCGCGGTCGACCAGATGATCGACCGATTCCGCGTGGACGACGAGACCTGGCAGGTGCTCGCGTCCCATCTCGACAAGCCGCGGCTTCTTGAGCTCTCCTTCGTCGTCGGCAGCTATCTCTGCCTGGCGCAGGTTTTCAACAACGTCGGCCTGGAGGCGGACCCACCCTCCGAGCCCCTGGACGCACCGGCACTTCCGGCACTGGGGGACTGACCGCCTATGACGACGAATCAGACCACCGGTCAGCGGACCGCGACGAGGGAGTCGACGACACGCGACCAGTTGCTCGACGCCGCCGAGCAGCTGCTGTTGGAGGAGGGCTACGCCGCCGTCACGTCGCGCCGCGTCGGCGCGCGGGCCGGGCTCGCCCCGCAGCTGGTGCACTACTACTTCCGGA is a window encoding:
- a CDS encoding DUF1330 domain-containing protein, which produces MPKGYVIVTETIHDPAGMAAYSQLSGRSLAEYDGRVLVVDDGVEIREGSWPGSRTVVIEFASVEQARAWYESESYQAAAPLRRAAADCSLVIAAGFVPRPAPTATG
- a CDS encoding carboxymuconolactone decarboxylase family protein, which produces MTAESARISPLPVEQWSDDAAQTLPRYLRRPELFAPDRPNALPMPTSLRLFAHHIRLTEPWLAFSEVLVGKDSVLDPAHRELLVLRVAWRTRSQYEWTHHVRIGRACGVTTEQIHAIPQGAEAEVWTPLERAMMAAVDQMIDRFRVDDETWQVLASHLDKPRLLELSFVVGSYLCLAQVFNNVGLEADPPSEPLDAPALPALGD
- a CDS encoding LLM class flavin-dependent oxidoreductase; translation: MNPVSEYELSCGLPPGPDFAELAVLAEELGYTRVWIFDSAPLWEDPFAHLALAAARTTRIGLATAVLIPTQRSVMTMASGIATIARLSGGRFRACFGTGYTARMAIGQPAMPLDAMVDYVGSLRRLLAGETVVLDGAPARMLHWPGMATPRPVEVPLWLSVLGPRGNRRAPEVADGTIGPVHPTLPTATMVTGTVLDAGEDRECARVRAAIGPWRVIPWHTAYALGGASAVDRLPGGERWRAALEALAPEGERHLLSFEGHVTHLAERDHLLLDHIDTRTMVGAPADIRDGLDRLAASGFSEIMYQPSGPDVARELRAFAAAHRAG